The Numida meleagris isolate 19003 breed g44 Domestic line chromosome 7, NumMel1.0, whole genome shotgun sequence genome contains a region encoding:
- the MRPL37 gene encoding 39S ribosomal protein L37, mitochondrial codes for MAAVGAVALRPAALRRVGVHGRGIIIRPGPPRPRGPLPRTPWTTRGPPPDQLARVVERRPVREQVELDTITYAGRQHFVPGLAPPRFPPWDRGWRDPWHTPGPRYEDMPLRKERGCFICHQRVRMLEGVRQAQWLTKTKLVEGLPAAVLSIAENPAHQLQDQEEAVHRAIAHARLWETREVAPRREKYCPVLFEDLIHLCRSMSMKYPSLARRMLARNYRIAATWERETTLLQIRGLNGILMNSVTPVPPVASKEEILATKDHVLETFYPISPTIDLQEVNVYQELNDTGFKDGYPYSHPHTLYFLESANNRPNRFRPEQLRAKMLMFAFGNALAKAKVLYGNDPQVLEQPIVVQSVGTDGQLFQFMVFQLNTTDLVSSDGIKNLVWIDSDQNLYESAQCVPEVKKRVVTKPTGIYGIQPETFKKFLALYLHGTV; via the exons ATGGCGGCCGTGGGCGCCGTGGCGCTGAGGCCTGCGGCGCTGAGGCGGGTGGGGGTCCACGGCCGCGGCATCATCATCCGCCCCGGGCCGCCCCGTCCCCGCGGGCCGCTGCCCCGCACACCCTGGACCACCCGCGGGCCGCCGCCGGACCAACTGGCCCGGGTGGTGGAGCGGCGGCCGGTGCGCGAGCAGGTGGAGCTGGACACGATCACGTACGCGGGCCGGCAGCACTTCGTGCCCGGCCTGGCCCCGCCGCGCTTCCCGCCCTGGGACCGCGGCTGGAGGGACCCCTGGCACACCCCCGGGCCGCGCTACGAGGACATGCCGCTGCGCAAGGAGCGCGGCTGCTTCATCTGCCACCAGCGGGTCCGCATGCTGGAAG GGGTTCGGCAGGCGCAGTGGCTCACCAAGACGAAGCTGGTGGAAGGATTGCCTGCGGCGGTGCTCAGCATTGCCGAGAACCCGGCACACCAGCTCCAGGATCAGGAGGAGGCCGTGCACCGTGCGATTGCACATGCACGGCTCTGGGAGACCAGAGAAGTTGCTCccaggagagaaaaatactg CCCTGTACTGTTTGAAGACTTGATACATCTGTGCCGGTCAATGTCAATGAAGTATCCTTCCCTGGCTAGAAGAATGCTGGCTAGGAACTACCGGATTGCAGCTACATGGGAAAGAG AAACCACTCTCCTTCAGATCCGTGGCCTGAATGGAATACTTATGAACTCTGTGACTCCAGTACCACCAGTAGCCTCCAAGGAAGAGATACTGGCCACAAAAGACCATGTTCTGGAGACCTTCTATCCCATCTCTCCTACTATTGACCTTCAGGAAGTGAATGTGTACCAAGAGCTCAATGACACAG GTTTCAAAGATGGTTATCCATACTCTCATCCTCACACTCTGTATTTCCTGGAATCAGCCAACAATCGTCCTAACAGGTTCAGACCAGAACAGCTCCGTGCTAAAATGCTGATGTTTGCTTTTGGCAACGCACTGGCAAAGGCGAAGGTGCTCTATGGG AACGATCCCCAGGTTTTGGAGCAGCCAATAGTGGTGCAAAGTGTTGGCACAGATGGCCAGCTCTTCCAGTTCATGGTGTTCCAGTTAAATACAACAGACCTCGTGTCGAGTGATGGCATAAAGAATCTAGTCTGGATCGACTCTGATCAGAATCTGTATGAAAGTGCCCAGTGTGTCCCAGAAGTCAAGAAGAGAGTTGTTACA aagccCACTGGAATATATGGCATACAGCCAGAAACATTCAAGAAGTTTCTGGCACTGTATCTGCATGGAACTGTGTGA